A portion of the Glycine max cultivar Williams 82 chromosome 10, Glycine_max_v4.0, whole genome shotgun sequence genome contains these proteins:
- the LOC100806603 gene encoding MAR-binding filament-like protein 1-1 produces the protein MFKSWSKKNKIKALFKLDFQATQVPKMKKNAIMVSLVPDDVGKPTVKLEKTAVQDGTCSWENPVFEPVKLVRDSKSGKVHEKIYHFIVSTGSSKSGFLGEASIDFADFVAETEPMTISLPLKFANSGIVLHVTIQNVEGYAAERNGEDNEAEGLCSEGNLKHQLSYGSTDHESYNVDENGHTARTRSEYSEQDASNGISPGVASWEDPYSFRQNSIPSRGTVKATATETQVHKRSNTNWSTGSASDGSLGDWTNSLEDNLPRERLQEPSNNATESLKSEITSLKRQAEVSEIELQSLRRQVEKESSRGQNLSRQIISLREERDLLKTKYEQLKSQQNFNNESKTTKTLKSEIEDTRLQLEAIKDELVYEKDMKANLQLQLRKTQNSNSELLLAVTDLEAMLEQKNNEILDLSTNTKSQKITKEHDDATELDRLRQKIADQDEEIDNYYKQHEELSEQIKELTLEYDLLKKENVDISLRLKQDEAQHIKLQNEHSSCLVTIQQLESQVERLDERLKVQEEEFSASLVCIKELENEVKSLEKELKLQADQFEEDLHAMQCAKTEQEERAIQAEEALRKIRHNNVVASERFEEEYRLLSVEMSQKVEENEKMTMKAVAEADALRHQNKLIEEMLHKCNEELRLITDQNELKMKELLNQIDSKAETIEQMSQELEVKSKQLEDAQRQKDEKDASFSKQIQMLRSQIKMLMAEGALSETNLTKNTTETQKGERLMIPNDEEKILGTLLSEVETFKNQHNEIKQSLRKEQVEKENMKKQISQLEGELKKKEAELSAMEKKLKNNKGRAANESVVPPSAKAHIKKSKSEMHKGMDAANAAVSKFEGGTLGKSAGSEGHTNELLNEVAQLKERNKIMESELKDMEERYSEISLKFAEVEGERQQLVMALRNLKNGKKN, from the exons ATGTTCAAGTCATGGAGCAAGAAGAACAAGATCAAAGCTCTATTCAAATTGGATTTTCAGGCAACTCAG gtgCCAAAGATGAAAAAGAATGCAATAATGGTGTCTTTGGTGCCAGATGATGTTGGGAAACCAACAGTGAAACTAGAGAAAACTGCTGTCCAAGATGGGACCTGCTCATGGGAAAATCCAGTGTTTGAACCAGTTAAACTTGTTAGGGATTCAAAATCAGGAAAAGTTCATGAGAAAATCTACCATTTTATTGTTTCAACT GGGTCTTCAAAATCTGGCTTTCTTGGGGAAGCCTCAATTGATTTTGCGGATTTTGTTGCAGAAACTGAGCCAATGACTATTTCTCTACCCCTAAAGTTTGCCAATTCAGGCATAGTTCTACAT GTGACTATTCAGAACGTGGAAGGATATGCTGCTGAAAG AAATGGGGAAGATAATGAAGCTGAGGGACTTTGCAGTGAAGGAAACTTGAAACACCAGCTGAGCTATGGCAGTACGGATCATGAAAGTTATAATGTTGATGAA AATGGGCACACGGCAAGGACTAGATCTGAGTATTCTGAGCAAGATGCATCTAATGGCATCAGTCCTGGTGTAGCTTCATGGGAGGATCCTTATAGCTTCAGACAAAATTCAATTCCATCAAGAGGAACTGTTAAGGCCACTGCAACCGAAACCCAAGTGCATAAGAGGTCAAACACAAACTGGTCAACTGGTTCAGCATCAGATGGAAGTTTAGGTGACTGGACTAACAGCCTGGAAGATAATCTTCCAAGAGAAAGATTACAGGAGCCTTCAAATAATGCCACTGAAAGCCTCAAAAGTGAAATTACTTCTTTAAAGAGGCAGGCAGAAGTATCAGAAATAGAGTTGCAATCACTTCGAAGGCAGGTAGAAAAAGAAAGCAGTAGGGGACAGAATTTGTCAAGACAAATAATTAGTCTCAGAGAGGAGAGAGATTTGCTCAAGACCAAGTATGAGCAACTCAAGTCCCAGCAGAACTTCAATAATGAGAGCAAAACCACTAAAACCTTGAAGTCTGAGATTGAAGATACTAGGCTTCAGTTAGAGGCAATAAAGGATGAGCTTGTTTATGAAAAAGATATGAAGGCCAATCTCCAATTGCAATTGCGGAAGACACAAAACTCGAACTCTGAATTACTTTTGGCTGTGACAGACCTTGAAGCAATGCTGGAACAAAAGAATAATGAAATATTGGATCTGTCTACCAATACAAAATCCCAGAAGATTACTAAAGAGCATGATGATGCCACAGAATTAGATCGCTTGCGGCAAAAAATTGCAGACCAGGATGAAGAAATAGACAATTACTACAAGCAACATGAAGAGCTAAGTGAGCAAATAAAAGAACTCACTTTGGAGTATGATCTTCTTAAGAAGGAAAATGTGGATATCTCTTTAAGGTTAAAGCAAGATGAAGCACAACACATCAAGTTACAGAATGAACATTCATCTTGTTTAGTTACAATACAACAACTTGAATCTCAAGTAGAGAGATTAGATGAAAGGCTAAAGGTGCAGGAAGAGGAATTTTCAGCATCTCTGGTCTGTATCAAGGAACTTGAAAATGAAGTCAAGTCTTTGGAGAAAGAACTGAAACTACAGGCAGATCAATTTGAAGAAGATCTCCATGCTATGCAATGTGCAAAAACTGAGCAGGAAGAACGGGCCATCCAAGCAGAAGAGGCCTTGAGAAAGATAAGACACAATAATGTTGTCGCATCTGAGCGTTTTGAGGAGGAATATAGATTGCTTTCTGTTGAAATGTCACAAAAAgttgaagagaatgaaaagatgactATGAAAGCAGTTGCGGAAGCTGATGCGTTGCGGCACCAGAACAAACTTATAGAAGAAATGCTCCATAAATGCAATGAAGAGCTCAGGCTTATCACAGAtcagaatgaattgaaaatgaaagagCTTTTGAACCAAATAGATTCTAAAGCCGAAACAATAGAACAGATGTCACAAGAACTAGAAGTTAAGTCGAAACAACTTGAGGATGCACAGAGGCAAAAGGATGAAAAGGATGCTTCATTTTCAAAGCAAATTCAAATGCTGAGATCTCAAATTAAGATGTTGATGGCAGAGGGTGCATTGTCTGAAACAAACCTAACAAAGAACACGACTGAGACCCAGAAAGGAGAACGACTTATGATACCAAATGATGAGGAGAAGATACTTGGAACCCTACTGTCAGAAGTAGAAACCTTTAAGAATCAGCACaatgaaataaaacaaagtttgCGCAAAGAACAAGTGGAGAAAGAAAATATGAAGAAACAGATATCTCAATTAGAAGGGGAGCTGAAGAAGAAGGAAGCAGAGTTAAGTGCTATGGAAAAGAAGCTCAAGAATAACAAAGGACGTGCTGCAAATGAGAGTGTTGTGCCTCCTTCTGCTAAGGCACATATCAAGAAGTCAAAATCTGAAATGCACAAG GGAATGGATGCTGCAAACGCTGCTGTTAGCAAGTTTGAAGGAGGAACATTAGGCAAATCAGCTGGAAG TGAGGGCCATACAAATGAATTGTTGAATGAAGTTGCACAGCTAAAGGAAAGGAACAAGATTATGGAAAGCGAGCTGAAAGACATGGAAGAAAGATATTCAGAGATTAGTCTGAAATTTGCAGAGGTAGAGGGAGAAAGACAACAGCTTGTTATGGCTCTACGGAATCTCAAGAATGGTAAAAAGAACTAG